The genomic window AGGGACGTATTCTTCACATCAAGTTACTCAATCTCTAAATTTAAGCTAGCTATTAATCCAAGCACAACTCGAATAGAGAACATCAAAATCAATATCTTTCTTCTGCTCAAAGCCTTTTACAACCAATCGAGCTTTGTACCTTGAAAATGAAATATCTTCATCTGTGTTCAGTTTAAATACCCATTTGTTCTTGAATGTTCTCTTACCTTTTGGCAACTTCACCAATTCAAACGTATGATTCTCATGTAAGAATTTTATTTCTTCTTACATGGCCTTTAACTATTCTTCCTTATACTCATTAGACATAGCTTCTTGGTAGATCTCTGGCTTTCCAGTCTTAGTGTTCATTACATAGTCCTGAGGAGAGTATCTCTGAGAAGGATGACGTTCTTtagtagatcttctcaattcaAACTCAATTGGTGGTTCGGTTAAAATTTCAACATTTGGTGGAACTTCTACATCTAGCATCTCAGGTTGAGGTATAGCTTCATCATGAAAATCATCACCATTATTATCAACTTGTGCATCTTTCTATTAACAGTAGGTCTAGTGGAAGGACTAGGTTCATTATCAGTAAAACGTCTACAAATTGTTATTGACTTATCCATCTTTTCAAAGTTTTTAACAgtttggtcttcaagaaaaatcacatctcGGCTTCTAATTATTTTCTTACTTACGTGATCCCATAACTTATAAGCAAATTCTTCGTAACCATAATCCATGAAGATACACTGCTTTAACTTCCCATCAAGTTTGGACCTTTCATCTCTTGAAATGTGAACAAAAATCCTATAATCAAATACTCACAAGTGACTTAGGAGACTTCTTTTTCTCTCTAAACTTTCTCTAGAACATCACCATTTAGTAGAACTGAAGGAGAAATGTTGATCGAATCTACTGCATTCTCATTATTTCACCCTAAAAGGATTTAGGCAACTTTGTATGAGAGAACATACACTTGACTCTATCATTGATAGTGTGATATATTCTTTTTGTAATTCCATTATATTGAGGAATCTTAGAAACTGTCTTCTCAAGCTTGATCCCGTGTCCTTTGCAATACTCTTCAAATGGACCCTTGTATTCACCACCATTATTTGTTCGAACACATTTCAATTTCCTTCCTGTTTCTTTTTCAATACTTACATGAAAGTGGTTTAAGACACCGAACACCTATCTTTAGATTCCAAAATAAAAGTCCATACTTTTcaagaataatcatcaataaaagtaacaaaatatcgTGTTCTTCCTAGTTTCTAGCATCTATAGTGCATACATcagtgtgaactaaatctagaacaTGTGATTTTCTATGAGGTCCAGAACTATGAAATGATACCCTAGCATACTTTTCAATAAAATAATGGGTACAAGTATTTAAAGTTATACCTTTCAGTAGAAGTGAGTACTTCTTAGCTAAGACACTAATTCTTTTGTCCCTCAAGTAACAAAGACGCATATGCCACAAATCAGAAGAGGAACCATAAGTTGCATTTACCTCTTCTTTACACAATTTTTCTTGCAACCAGTAGAGAGTAATGAGACTATAGTCTTGGGGTATTTACAGGTTGGGTTGGTTCGGGTTTAGGATGAAATAAGAATCGAATCAAATTGAGTTGTAATTGGTTTGTATTGGTttagttttgcatttttttttgtacctgaattaaactaaactaattaagaACGTTTTAGTTTGGTTTGGGTAATTGGGTACCCAATAAAATGAGAATtcagaaaaataattgaaaaaatgaAAAGTTTATTCTAAAAATCCTGTAAATATAGTAAACATGTAATAGACACGGTtagttttttttccatttttgaaGCTACAAAAGCAtaacaaaaccatcaaccactcagaatttttaattttatacacATTTTACAAGAACTCAGACTTTGTGACTAACATGAGTTTtttcaacaagaattaagaatttagaattttaacaaaaaattaaacaaatagtaAAAATTGAACAAGAAAATTAACATCTAACGACACTTACCATtaaaaaattgaacagagagtaaaaattgaacaaaaaaaattaacatttaataaaaattaactctTAACCTAAAAAAAACTAGATCCTTACCTGATTGGAGAAGACGGTCGCGCTACAAACGGAGGAGACGACGCTGCTGGAGAGAAGATGAGGTTGTCGAAGAAGACGATGCTAATGGAGACAATGCTGAGTCGTTGATGGATACGACAACAACATTCCTGACTTGGTGCAGACTGTCCTCAACCTTTTACCGCCACCGATTTGCTAGGGTTCTACGGGTTGATTTGGGTTTCGTACCCCAGAACCATTATCCAGACTAATTAATAGAGAGTGTCATCGGTTTGGTTCAGGTTCTACCCGATTACCCATTGGCTCCAGAACTAATTTAATTAGTTCAgtttgggtttggatggataatCGGATTACCCAAACCGAATGTCTCTACTATTGTCTTCGTTGGCAACAATGAGAGCCCTTTCGGTAATCTTAGACTGAACTGCATATGTGACGCATGCTTAACATTCTTCAACTACAACTTGCAGCCCATGCTGGTTTCAAGGCACACATAACCCATACTAATGATGTCACGCACCCCTTTATCTCCCAGTTTGATGTTACTAAAATTTTTAGCAGTATAAGAAGTGAAAAATTCATGTCTCGAAGTAATATGACAAGAGGCACCAGAGTCCATAATTCAAGTAGAATCATCACATATAACATTAACATAATTTTTATCATAGgtgataagaacatcttcataaaTAATAGCAGTAATCTTTTTATCACTTTCTTTCTTGCATGTTGAATGTACacattctctcttttttttttcacttctttcttttttttttatatttagtttGTGAGTTTCATTTGAGTTGGGGATTTACCAAAAAATAAACTGATAAAAAATAGCTTAATTTTTTTGAATGTTAATTGTTGACTCTTATATGGTTGTTCACTtaatatatttcaaaattttgagaTAAATGATCTATGTTATAATAACATAAACAGGTAAAGTACTATTTTGATCCCTAACGTTTTGGGTGAATCCTATTTTGGTCTCTAACATTTTAATCATCCTATTTTTATCTCAAAAAGTTTAAAATAGCATCAATGTTATCCCACCATCAAATCCTTCACTAACACTTAACGAAATTAATGTataattatttgtatttttattaaagtTACGTTTGCTCAATCCTTTTCTCACTTTCACTCTCTCAACAAGCCCAAATACCATTCTTttactctcttcttcttcttcaaactccTCTTAGAGAATTAATAgtataaaaggaaaagaaagaagagaataaaaaataaaatttaaacttgTTGAGAGGGTAAAAATAGGAgaaaaaattgaacaaaattaattttaacaaaaacattaTTAATAGTACATCAATTTTGTTAATTGATAGTAAAAAACTTGACAATAAAATAATATTGATgtcattttaaatattttgagataaaaataaaataattaaaacattaaaaataaaaaaaatttatcgtATTTGAGGACCAAATCAATACTTTATCTTAGCATAATCTAACTAAAGATATTTACAACGCATTATTCTTTTACTTTCATGTTTTCTAATAAGAAATCTTACGGACCACTACAAAGTCCCGTCCAACTAGCCGCCGGGTCGGGTCACCACTTCTGACCCAGGCCCAAACTACCCTTCACAAAGGAAAACCAACGGGTCGGTCCCAACACCCGACCCGTCCGACACCCGGCTTCTCCACCTGTGCAACCCAGCATGCCCCGCCTAGCAAATCGGTCGGGTCGGCTCCCTCGGGGCAACACCCGAAGCCCCGACCCGAGGCCCGGGACGACCAGCTCCTCCCACGTGGACAGAGACAGCTCACAAGCATCCTGACCAGTGGGCTAGGTCACCTTTGGGCCCGCCCatcacagtatataaggggagaggtcAGCTCTCCCCCCGAGGTACACATCACCTTACCTAATTTGGCTATCCTTTCGTACGgacactgacttgagcgtcggagtgtccttgcaggtggccacccccTCACATCCGCTCAACCGCCGATTCCACCAGTCTCCCGACTGAACCCGAAGATCCGTTCCAGGTTGCTCCAGGATCCCCCCCTCTATCCTTACACCTCGATCCGATCCGTCGAGCACCCGACCTCGTCAGGTAACGAACAAGAAATTACCTCTGCATTATACTTTTACTTTCATGTTTTCGAAATAAGAAATTAACTTTTCATTGCATGTCATATCTAACACTgaaaagagatttttttttttttttctttcgaaaATGAGTTGTTTATATTGTGTTTTATCATATACTATATCACTTTCTTACTCGGGAATTAACCTGATCCAAAGTaactcttgtttttttttttttaatttcattgcATGCCATGTTTTCCATTTCCTTTTCTATTAAATTTTTCAATTAAATCTTTTGTGTGTTTGGGCGTTTGCCTAACAAAAATTTGAATGAACTTAATTTTaatgaattaattttgaataGAAGTGAGTTAGTgctaatataatttatatttgatAATNNNNNNNNNNNCTAGCAAGCCGGTCGGGTCGGCTCCCTCGGGCAACACCCGAAGTCCCGACCCGAGGCCCGGGATGACCAGATCCTCCCATGTGGACAGGGACAACTCACAAGCATCCTGACCAGTGGGCTAGGTCACCTTTGGGCCCGCCCATCACCGTATATAAGGGAAGAGGTCAGCACTCCCCCCGAGGTACACATCACCTTACCTAATTTGGCTATCCTTTCGTACGgacactgacttgagcgtcggagtgtccttgcaggtggccacccccTCACATCCGCTCAACCGCCGATTCCACCAGTCTCCCGACTGAACCCGAAGATCCGTTCCAGGTTGCTCCAGGATCCCCCCCTCTATCCTTACACCTCGATCCGATCCGACGAGCACCCGACCTCTTCAGGtaacgaacattggcgccgtctgtgggaacCCCAGAGCAGACATGGAGCGACCCCCCACTTCGGAGGAACTCCGCGAGGGAGGCGGGGCCCACCTAAGCAGGGCAAGTTCGACAGCCCGTGCCAGCGAACAGCCACGATCCTCCGTTCAGCTGAACCGACAAATGTACACCAAGACCCCCGAAAGACGTCCATTCGGAGGGATGGGGGGCCGACAGCACCAAGATCATGTAAGAACTCAGGCATAGAGTACAAAACCTTGAGCGAGAGCTAGCAACGAGGGGCCGACCCCATGGGACGTCAGCCACTCCCGCGGCAACATCAGCCGATCTTGCACCCGCACTCGCTCCCCCTCCCGAGGACACGATAGCCGAGAAAGGAGCTTAACAAGGAGCGACGAGGCGCATACACATGCGACCTCCCGACCTACCCAAAGTAGGTCCGAAAGCCACTGGGAATCCCCGAGAGGGAAAGCCAAGAAACAGCAGGATCCCATTATCATGGGAGCCACTCCTTTCCACCCCTCGATCCTCAAGGTCTGGCTCCCGAAAAACTTTGACAAGGcgacggacatgaggtacgacgggACTAAGGATCCCCAGGAGCATATCACAGCCTTTGAAGCAAGGATGAACTTGGAGGGAGTAGGCGAGGCGGTCAGATACCGAGCATTCCCTGTGACGCTAGCCGGCCCAGCGATTcgatggttcaacgccctcccacaAGGATCCATCACAGCCTTCGCGGACATCGCCCAAAGCTTCCTGGCTCGGTTCACAACACGCATAGCCAAGGAAAAACACCCAATCAACTTATTAGGGGTTACCCAAAAGCCCGGGGAGCCGACCAGGAAGTTCCTAGACAAATTCAACGATGAGTGCTTGGAGATCGACGGCCTTACGGACTCAGTCGCTAGTCTCTGCCTAACGAACGGCCTACTAAACGAGGACTTTAGGAAGCACCTCACTACTAAGCTATCTGGTCCATGCAAGAAATCCAAAGCGTGGCCAAGGAATACATCAATGATGAGGAAGTGAGTCAGGTTGTAGTAGCCAACAAGCGGCAGCTCCCAAACCACTTAGCTCGGTAGGCCCCCCAGTTTGACAGATACAAGGAAGCTCCCAGAGACGGCACCCTAGCCAAGCAACCCAAGCAACCCCCACGTGTAGGAAGGTTCATAAATTACACGCCAATTACGGCGCCCATAGTAGAGGTTTACCAACAAATCACAGACAAGGAAATCATATCCAGGCCTAGACCATTGAAAGAAAGAACGGGAGACAACAAAAGCCTTTACTGTGATTATCACAAGGGGTTTGGTCACAAAACCCAAGACTACTTCAATCTCAAAGATGCATTGGAGCATGCCATCAGAGAAGGAAAGCTGAGTAAATTCTCCCGGCTCATAAGAGAACTGAGGAGACAAGAACAAGAACACTCCGAGAAAGATCGTAGCCGAACTGTCAAGCCAAGGCAAGAACCCATGGGGGATGCCAATAACCCCCAACCTTCATGGTCAACATCGTGGTCGGGCGTGACAGCCCTCCTAAATCCAAATCGGCAGCAAAGAAGGATACCCGGGTACTCTCTATTTCAACAGAAGGTCCCGTCGCCAGCAAAAAATCTCCCACGATAtcctttggcccagaaaacaaaTGGTTTCACGATCTCCCCAAGAACCCTGCCATGGTGGTTATAGCAATGGTCGGAGCAGATTAGTCAGACGAATCCTCGTTGACATGGGAGCTGATTCTAATATACTATTTAGAAACGTGTTCGACGCCATGGGGCTCAAGGAATCTGACCTCAAGAACCACCAGCACTGAGTCATGGGACTAGGCGATAACTATATTAAACCTGATGGGACGATCTCTCTCCCAATCTGCCTGGGAATCGGTGACGCCAGGAAATCGGTTATGGCAGACTTTGTAGTCCTCAGAGATTTCACAGCCTACAATATCATTCTAGGGAGAAAGACCCTCAATGAATTCTCAGCTATAATATGCACTACGCTCCTGACAATGAAGTTCATAACGGACAAGGGAACAGTTGGCTCCATAAGGGGAGACCtagaaacggcagtcgcttgtGACAGCGCCAGTCTCTCCTTGAGGAAAGAATCTAAGAGGACAGCCGGGGTGTTCTTGGCAGACCTGGATGTCATGATGGAAGACAAGCTGAGACCAGAACCAGAGGGGGACATGGAAAAGTTTCATATAGGGAGGTCGGCAGATTAGTTCATCTTTGTAAATAGGAATCTGCCCCACGAATTCAAAGGCCCCCTTATGGAGGTCGTAAGGGCAAACggcgacctcttcgcatggacacCATCAGACATGCCAAGGCTAGATCCCGAGGTCATGTCCCACCGACTAGCCGTACAACCTGACGCCAAACCAGTAGCCCAGCGGCGAAGAAATATGTCTCAGGAAAAGGCCGACAAAGTCACCAAACAAACAGCCGGGTTGCTAGAAGCAGGGTTCATCAAAGAAATCGAGTACTCAACATGGCTGTCCAACGTCGTCCTAGTTAAAAAAGCCAGTGGAAGGTGGAGGATGTGCGTTGATTACTCTGACCTgaacaaagcatgcccaaaagatTCTTTCTCCCTCTCCAACATCGACACCTTGGTAGACTTCGCGGCAGGATATCATTTTCTCAGCTTCATGGATACGTACTCTGGCAATAACCAGATCCCAATGCACCGATCTGACGAGAAAAAAACGGCATTCATAACGTCAGGAGGTACTTATTGCTACAAAGTAATTCCCTTTGGGCTAAAAAATGCGGGGGCCacctatcaaagattaatgagCAAAGTCTTCCACGACTTCATCGGCAAGACAGTAGAAGTGTACGTCGACGACATCCTGGTGAAAACAGCGGAGCCGAACAGACTAATAAACGACCTCCAAGCTGTCTTCAAAGCATTAAGAAAATTTAAGATGAGGCTCAACCCACTCAAATGCACATTCGCTATGGAAGCAGGGAAATTCTTAGGGTTCATGATAACGCAAAGAGGGGTAGGGGCCAACCCGGACAAATGCGAAGCCGTTCTCAAAATGACAAGCCCTGGGTGCATCAAAGACGTGGAATGACTCACTGGGAAACTCACGGCTCTGTCCCAGTTCCTCAGTGCCTCGGCAGAAAGGGCCATCCCATTCTTCAACCTAATGAAGAAAGGGATCGCCTTTGAGTGGACCTCAGCGTGCGAAGAAGCGTTCAGCCACTTCAAAAAGATACTCTCAGAACCTCCCGTACTCAGCAAGCCTAGAGAAGGGGAACCCCTGTACTTATACTTAGCTGTAACCACACAAGCAATGGCAGCAGTCCTTGTCCGAGAAGAGGACAAGACCCAACGCccaatatacttcatcagcaatgTACTCCAAGGGGCGGAGTTGAAGTACAACAAGTTGGAAAAGTTGGCCTACGCCCTACTCACCTCATCCAGAAGGCTAAAGCAGTACTTCCAAGGGCACGTGATCATCCTGAGAACCAACCAATCCATTCGACAAGTCCTCCAAAAACCCAACCTTGCGGGGAAAATGATGGCATGGGTGATAGAGCTGTCCTAATATGATCTGTAATACGAACCCAGGCAGGCAATCAAAGCCCAAGCCATGGCAGACTTCCTGGTAGAGGTCACAGGGGAGGCTCCCGACGTACCgaacacacggtggaagctccacgtTGATGGAGCATCCAACCAAATGTTCGGAGGGGCTGGGATCATTCTCGACTTTCCGGTATCCAACTACCAGGTAGAGTATGAGGCCCCGATAGGAGGACTGATATTAGCCAAAGAGGTCGGAGCATCGAGGGTGGAAGTCAGCAGCGACTCCCAGATCGTCACCTCTCAGATAAACGACAGCTACCAAGCTAAAGACACACTACTACAAAAATACCTGGAAAAGGTAAAAGAGCTATGCAAAAGCTTTGAGGAAGTCATAATTCAGCACGTTCCTAGAGAAAGAAATGCCCGAGCCGACCTCCTTTCCAAACTAGCAAGTACCAAACCCGGGACAGGAAACAGATCCTTAATCCAAGGGCTAGCAACTGAACTGGCAATCATCATGTGCGCAGCCCAAACGCCAAACCCCTCCTCTTGGATAGACCCTATCTTCCAATACCTAGAGCATGGAGAAACACCCCTAGACGAGAAGGAAGCACAAGCCACCAAGAAGGAAGCCCCCAAATACGTAATTATACAGGGGCAGTTGTACAAGCGAGGGTTCCGTCAACCCCTACTCAAATGCCTAcgccccgaccagacggactatgtCCTAagcgaagtccatgaggggtgttgTGGTCACCACATCGGGGGAAGATCGCTGGCAAGAAAAATCATCCGAGCGGGATATTACTGGCCCACAATGATGTCAGACGCCCAGGAGTTCGTCAAAAAATGCAAAATATGCCAGAaaaatgccaacttccacaaagccCCACCTGAAGAACTCTGTCTGATGATGGCCCCCCGACCTTTCGTCTAATAGGGAGTCGACCTCTTAGGGCCATTCCCACCTGGGCCTGGGCAAGTGAAATACTTGATAGTAGCcatagactactacaccaaatgggtagaagcagaATCACTAGCTAGCATATCTTCAACAAATTGTCAAAAATTCATGTGGAAGCAAGTGGTCACCAGGTTTGTAATCCCGGAAACCGTCATATCGGATAATGGGACAGAATTCACCGACAAAAAGTTCAAAGGATTCCTAGCAGGACTGGAAATCAAGCAAAGATTCTCCTCAGTCGAACACCCCCAAACCAACGGCCAGGTAGAGGCAGCCAACAAGGTCATTTTAAAAGGGCTGAAGAAGCGACTTGAAGAAAAGAAGGGCTCATGGGCAGACAAGCTAGCCTTAGTCTTATGGTCCTACAGAACCTCTCCACAATCTTCTACCGGCGAAACCCCCTTCCGACTCACATACGGGGTCGACGCAGTCATCCTAGTCGAAGTCGGGGAGCCGAGTCCAAGGCTACTCCTCGGAGGGGGAAGTGAGGCAGTTGAAAAAGATCTGGTTGACGAAACAAGACAAATGGCACATCTAACAGAAACTGCAATCAAGCAAAGGGTAGTCCTAAGGTACAATGGCAAAGTGCTGAAAAGAAGCCTGGGAGAAGGTGACTTAGTCTTGCGACGCAACGACATAGGGCTGCCAATCCCAGGAGAAGGCAAGCTGGCCACAAACTGGGAAGTCCCTTACAGGATAAGAGAGGTCCTCAGCAAAGGAGGCTACAAGTTAGAGAAATTGGATGGAAGTGAGGTGCCAAGAACATGGAACATGGCAAACCTAAAGAGGTTCTACTCATAAAAAGAATCATCCACGTGATCTGGCAATTCGACGACCTCCAACTATAATTCCCTCTGCATCCCTTTCTTCTATCTTTAGCTTAATTATGTATTGCATCActtcttttaaaaaatactatAATGTGTATATAATGTCTTTTTGCAAGATTCACGTCAAAATGACAAAACGGCGAAAAATAAACGGTCGACCTCACAGAAACCCGGAACTGATCACCCCGGGGACTAAAGGGACCCAAAGCAAAAAATGGCTCCAAGACAAGCAACAAAAATGAAAAACCAAAAGGCCGCGACGGCCCGAGTAAGCGAAAAACATGTAATAAAAGCAAGGCCACGACGGCCCGAGAAAGCAAACAATAAACAGAACGGCCTAATATAAATAAGAGTGCCAAAATGTTTGTTACAACTTAAAGGCGCCTTAAACAGGCCCCGAGagaaaaacaaattacaaaagaGGTAAAGCAAGAAGCATAAAATCTCTAAGACTTGAAGATATCAACAATCTTCCCGCCTTCAACAGTCTTGAGAGCTCCAACTTGGGAAAGATCGAGATTGGGAGCCAGCACGGCCACCTGAAGCTTAATCCCCTCTTCGGTCAGCTTCACGGCCTCCCGCGCCCCTTTTGCAAGCtccttgttctttttttttagaGCAGCCATCTCCTGACGAGCAGCCTCTACCGAGCTCTCCGCCAACTTCaacttttcctccaaatcctTTGACCTTCTTCTCAGCAGCAGTAGTCTCGCCACGAGAGGCATTCAGATCCTTCATCAAGGCGAGGTCCCGATCCAACAGCCTGTTGATCTCTTTGGCGTCCTCCTCAGCCTTCTGCCCTTGCTCAGACAACTTTGTCTTCAGAGACTCCTCCCGAGACCATGAATCTGTCAGGTCTTTTT from Arachis ipaensis cultivar K30076 chromosome B09, Araip1.1, whole genome shotgun sequence includes these protein-coding regions:
- the LOC107615616 gene encoding uncharacterized protein LOC107615616, whose protein sequence is MGATPFHPSILKVWLPKNFDKATDMRYDGTKDPQEHITAFEARMNLEGVGEAVRYRAFPVTLAGPAIRWFNALPQGSITAFADIAQSFLARFTTRIAKEKHPINLLGVTQKPGEPTRKFLDKFNDECLEIDGLTDSVASLCLTNGLLNEDFRKHLTTKLSGPCKKSKAWPRNTSMMRKPRPLKERTGDNKSLYCDYHKGFGHKTQDYFNLKDALEHAIREGKLSKFSRLIRELRRQEQEHSEKDRSRTVKPRQEPMGDANNPQPSWSTSWSGVTALLNPNRQQRRIPGNGRSRLVRRILVDMGADSNILFRNVFDAMGLKESDLKNHQH